GGCCTCTCCACCGCAAACTCCACGGAAGTGGAGCCCGATGCCGAGCACAAGATCATCTACAAGCTGCAGGACCTGCTGGGGGTGGAGGAGATGGGGGGCACCATGCGGCTCGGCTCCTACGCTTGCCGGCTGCTGCCCGGCTCGCGGGCGGCCGGGATCTACAAGGCCGCCGAGGTCCAGGAGCGGCACCGCCACCGCTATGAGTTCAACCGGGCCTACGAGGGTTGCCTGTCCGAGCACGGTCTTGTGATCTCGGGCAAGACCCCCGACGGAAAGTTCGTGGAGATCGCGGAGCTGCCGAACCACCCCTGGTATCTGGCCGTGCAGTTCCATCCGGAGTTCAAGTCCAAGCCCCTCGTGCCCCATCCGCTGTTCGCGGACTTTGTGCGGGCCAGCCTGGAAAACCACAGGACCCGCCTCGGCCAGGCCACCCCCACGCGGGTGCCGGTGGCCCTCTAGTGGGAGGTCGGTCGGCCCCCGGCACCGAGGGTCTCTGGCGCACGATGGCTCGGGGGCGGAGCCTCTTCTTGATCGCGGGGCCCTGCGTGATCGAGAACCCTCGCCACCCCGGACAGGTGGCGGCCCGCCTCCGCGACATCACGGGCGAGCTGGGCGTCCCCCTCATCTTCAAGGCCAGCTACGACAAAGCCAACCGCTCCAGCCTGCGCTCCTACCGGGGGCCGGGGATGGAGCGCGGGCTGGAGATCCTGGCCGGGGTGCGCGCGCGCTACGGGGTCCCCATCCTCACCGACGTCCACGAGCTGGCCCAGGTAGAGCGCGTGGCGGAAGTGGCGGACGTGCTGCAGATTCCCGCCTTCCTTTGCCGCCAGACCGACCTCGTCCTGGGGGCATCCCGCACGGGGAAGATCGTGAACATCAAGAAGGGGCAGTTCATGGCCCCTTGGGACATGAAGGGCGTGCTGGACAAGGCGGCCTCGACCGGCAACCGCCGGATCATGGTCACCGAGCGTGGCTTCAGCTTCGGCTACAACAATCTGGTCGTGGACATGCGCTCCTTCCCCACCCTGCGTTCGTTCGGTTACCCGGTTATCTTCGACGTGACCCACAGCGTGCAGCGGCCGGGGGGGTTGGGCGATCGCTCCGGGGGCGAGGCGCACTTCATCGACACCCTGGGCCCGGCGGGGGCGGCCGCCGGCGTCGACGGTCTGTTCATGGAGGTGCACGAGAACCCGGCCCGGGCCCTCTCCGACGGCCCCAACTCGTACCCGCTGGGGAGGCTGAAGCGCCTTCTGGTTCGCCTCCTCAAGGTGCAGGCCGCCGCCCACGGATAGCTCGCCGCCGTCCAGGGGCGCGGCATCCCCTGCCCCCCGCGGGGTGGGGCCCCGGCCCGTTCTCCTGGCCTGGCTTCTGCTCGCCGGTCTAACCGGCCTCCCCTACCTTCGGGCCGCGCTCGACCCTCCCCCCGGCACCACTTTCGTCGGCTTCTTCTTCTACGCCGACGACCAGTACAACTACCTCTCTTTCGTCCAGCAAGCGGAGGACGGCGCCTTCCGGTTCCGGAACAAGCTGGTGGAGGAACCCCACCCCCCCGCCCTCCTCAACCTCGAATGGTGGCTGGTGGGCCGGCTCTCCGCCGCCCTGGGGCACCATCCCCTCGTGGCCTATCGCCTCCTGGGGCTGGCCGCGGCCCTGGCCCTGCTGGCTGGCCTCGATGCCTGGCTCCGCGCGATGGGGCTTCCCGACCCTCATCGGCTGCCCGCGCTTCTCCTCGTGACAATGGGGGGCGGCCTGGGGGGGATTCTCTTCACCTTCGGGGACCAGGGGCGTTGGTACCTGGACCTCTTCACGGGCCTTTTCCCGTTCATCGGGCTTCTCGTCAACGCCCACTTCGTGACCGGAACCGCGCTCCTCTTGTGGACGCTCTGGGCCTACTTAAGAGCGCGAACCCCCCTCGGCCAGGTTGGGGCGAGCGCGCTGGGGACGGTCCTGGGCCTGGTCCGCCCCTACGACCTCGTGCTCCTGGTCGCCATCCGCTCCCTGGGCGTGCTCGTCACGGAGCCGATCCGCCTCTCCTGGCGGCGCCTCCTCCCCCTCGCCGGCCTCGCCCCCGTCGTTCTCTACAACTACTGGCTCTTTTACCGAACTCCGGCCTTCGCCTTTTACCGCACCGCGTTCTATGAGTTCCCGGGCCTCGGTGACTTCGCCCTCGCTCTGGGCCCGGCCGCCCTCCTCGCCGCTCTGGCCATCCCGGGCGGGAGGGGAGCGCCGGACGCTCGTGGCCCGCGCGCCCACCTCTGGGCCTGGGCCTTGCTCGCGGCCGCCATCATCCTTGCGCGGCCGGTGCATTTTTCCCTCCAGTTCCTGGTGGGAGTGGGAGTACCCCTGCTCGCGCTGGGGGCGGTGGGTCTCGCGCGGTTTGGACCGGGAGTGATGCTCGTGGCCGTGCTCCCTCTGGCGGGCACGGCCCTGGCCGCCCTCCGCCTTGTTTCGGGCCCCACCGGCCCCTGGTTCGTGCCCTCGGAGCGACTGGCGGTAGCGCAGGCCCTGCGCGGGAGTTGCCGACCGGGTGACGTGCTGCTCTCTCCGCCGGACATCGGCCAGTACGCGGCCGGCCTCACCGCCTGCCGGGCCTACGTGTCCCACCCCATCGGGCCGGACTACGCCCGCCGGACGGAGGAGGTGCGCGCATTCTTTGGGACCTGGGACCCCACTCTCCGCGCCGCCTTCCTCGACCGCCATTGCATCACCCATCTCACCCTGCCCGGGGACGCGGGCCCCGTCCCCGGCGCCTGGCTGGGCGAGGCGACCGCGTTCCGCGCGCTGGCGCGCGTGGGTCAGCCGACCGTGATCAGCGTCTATGCGCGGGAGGGCGGAGGAGGATGCTGGCCGCCATGAGGAAGACCGCCCCCACTCTCCCCCCTTCGACCGTGGGGGCGCAGGCCCACCGCCCGGGGCTGCCCTCCACGCGTCGCCTCTGCCCAGCGTCCCTTGATTTCGGGTCCGCCCTAAACCTACGATTGCCACATGTCCCGTAATATCGCCCGCCAGGTCTTGGAGATCGAGGCCCAGGCCATCCGCGATCTGCTCCCGCGCATCGACGCCGACTTCGAGCGCGCGGTGGAGACGGTGTTTGCCTGCGCGGGGCGGGTCGTCGTGACCGGGATGGGCAAGAGCGGCCTCATTGGCCAGAAGATCTCCGCCACTCTTTCCTCGACGGGGACGCCCTCTCTCTTCCTGCACCCCGCGGAGGCCATCCACGGGGACCTGGGTCGGATCGTCAAGGGGGACGTGGTTCTCGCCATTTCCTACAGCGGCGACACGGGCGAGGTCCTGACCCTCGTACCCCAGGTCAAGCGCCTGGGCTCGCCGCTGGTGGCCCTGACCGGCAACCCACGCTCCCCCCTGGCCGGCGCGGCCGACATTCACCTCGACGTGTCGATCCGCCAGGAGGCCTGTCCCCTCGGGCTTGCTCCCACCGCCTCCACCACCGCCGCCCTCGCCATGGGCGACGCCCTCAGCATGGCCCTCCTGGAGCGGCGCGGCTTCACGGTGGAGGACTTCGCGGTGCTCCACCCCGGGGGTCGGCTGGGGAAACGGCTGCTGCGGGTGGAGGACGCGATGCACACCGGCGACGACATCCCGCGGGTGACCCCCGAGACGCTCATGAAGGATGTGCTCTTCGAGATGACCCGGAAGCGCCTGGGCCTGACCACCGTCACGGACGGGGACGGCCGGCTCCGAGGGGTGATTTCGGACGGGGACCTCCGCCGGCAGATGGAACGGCACGGGTACACCCTCTTCGACCGCTCGGCCGGAGAGTGCATGACCCGGGACCCCGTCCTGGTGGGCCGCCGGGAGCTGGCCACGCGGGCCCTGGACTTGATGGAGACCCGCAAGATCACCGCCCTGCTCGTGGTCAACGAGGCGGGGGTCATCGAGGGAGTCCTGCACCTGCACGACCTCTGGAAGACGGAGATGATCTGAGTGGGGCCGGTCAATGGTCAGTAACGATGAGGCCCTGGCCCAGCGCTGCCGCGCCCTGAAGCTCATCCTGACCGACGTGGACGGAGTGATGACGGACGGGACGGTGCTCCTGCTTCCCGACGGTCAGGAGGCCAAGTCCTTCCACATCCGCGACGGGCTCGCCATCGTGATGGCCCGACGGGCGGGGCTTCTGACCGGGCTCCTCTCCGGGCGCGTCTCCGAGGCGGTGGCCCGGCGCGCGGCCGAGCTGGAGATGGCCGTGGTCCGGCAGGGCATTTCGAACAAGGGCGCCGCCCTCCGCGAGATCCTGGCCGAGCAGGGCCTGACCGCCCAAGAGGTGGCCTACATCGGCGACGACCTCAACGACCTGCCGGTCATGAACGCGGTGGCCCTGTCCGCCGCCCCCGCCGACGCCCCCTTCGAGGTGCGGGCCCAGGCCTTCATGATCATGGAGGCGAGGGGCGGCGGGGGCTGCCTGCGCGAGTTCGTGGAAGCGATCCTGCGCGCCCGGGGAGACTGGGAGCGCGCCGCGGCCGCGGTCGGCGTGCTCGCGCCTTGACGGACACCGCCCTCCTCGCGGTCCTGCTGGCCGGGATCGCGGGCGTGCTGGCGGGACGGGCTTGGGCCGCCGGTCGGCGGCGGGGCAACTCCCGGGGCCGGCCCGGCCTCCTCTCCTCCCCCCACTACACCCAGGGGTTGCACTACCTGGCCGCCGGTCAGCTCGAGCTCGCCATCAGCGAGCTGACCAAGGTGACCCGGGAGGACAAGGACGCGGTGGAGGTCCTGCAGGTGCTGGGCCATCTCCTCCGGGAGGCGGGACAGGTGGAGCGCGCCATCCACCTGGACCAGGACCTGCTCGCGCGGGGCGACCTGACCCGCGCGGAGCGGGCCCGCGCCCTGGCCAGCCTGGGCACCGACTTCCGCAAGGCGGGGTTTCTCGACCGGGCCACCCACACCTTCGGAGAGGCCCTCGCGGTGGACGCCAAGAACATCCACGCCCTCACCGGCCAGCAGAAGCTGCACGAGGAGCAGCGCCAGTGGCGCGAGGCTTACGAGGTCCAGACCCGGCTGGCCCGGTTGCGGAAGACGAACGACAGCCTCGTGCTGGGCTTCCTCCAGGCGGAAATGGGCCGGGAGGCGGCCGCCGCCGGCCACCCCGGGGAGGCCGAGAAGTCCTTCCAGACCGCCCTCTCCCTCGACCGCCGCGTCTTCCCCGCCTACCTCGGGCTCGCCGACCTCTGCGCGGCCAGCAACCCCCGCAAGGCGGCGGCCATCCTGGAGGACGCCATCCAGGCGGTGCCCGAGCGGGCCTACCTCACCTTTGACCGCCTCTCCCACGCCTACGCGGCCGCGGGTGAGCCCTCGGGTTTCACGACCCTCTGTGAGCGCATCATTGGTCAGGACCCCCAGGAGTGGCGGGGCCGCCTGGCCCTGGCCCGTCACCTGCGCGCCCAGGGGAAGACGGAGGAGGCCCTCGGCCTCCTCCTCCGCGCGGTCGAAGCCAACCCCCAGGTGCTGATCGTGCACCTGGAGGCCTGGCGGACGCTGCGCGCCCGCGGCTTGACCGAGGAGGCAGTCCGCTACGTCTCGGTGGCGGAGGAGTCCGTCTTCTACGCCGATCCCCACATCTGCACTGCCTGCCGCTACCGGGCGGACGACATGTTCTGGCGGTGCCCGCACTGCCACGAGTGGAACACCTTCGTGGAGGAGCGGCTGGGGCTGGCGGCGGGGACGCGCTAGCCCGGCGCCTCGGGGGCGGGGTGCTCGCGCCCCTGGAGGCCGGCCATGCCGTCCACGGCCTCGAGCAGGGGCGGGGGTACCGTCTCCCCGGACACCCCCGCAGCCAGGCCCACCAAGGCCCCCCCCAGATCCGCCCCTTCCCCCTGGCCGCCCAGGGCGGCGCGGGCGGCGCGCGGGTCCCGGGGATGCTCCCGGGCGGCGTCGAAGACCGCGTCGAGCGACGCGGACGGAGGGCCGCCACCCCACCGATCGGCCAGGGTGCGCCAGGAGGCTCGTCGGTTCCGAAGATCGTCGGGTAGACCGCCCGCGACCGCGGCCTCCTGGAGGGCCAGCGCGAACACGATGGCGGTGGCCAAGGAGTCCGGTTCCGAGTGGGTGAGGCGGGCAAGGGACGCGCTCGCCGCGGCCAGGAAGGGCGGGTCGGGGCCCCCGCGCGCGAGGGCCCACAGCACGACCGGCAGGGCCAGGGTGGCGGGACCGGGCGCGGGGTCGGGATGGCCGGCGGGGCAGCGATACCAAGCGTCCGGGCAGGGGGGCAGCAACCGTCGACCGATCCGTTCCATCTCGAGCCCGCCCGCGGAGGCGATCTCGGTCAGGAGGGTCAGGGGGTCGAGCCCGCGCGGGCCCGCGCTCGGCCCGTAAAGGAGGCCGCCCAGCCACCGCTCGCGGGGAACCTCCACGCGGAGGGGGCCAGCCGCGGCCAGGGCGCGGAGGTCGCGCAAGAGCGCGTCCGCGGCCCGGTTGGTGTCCGCCATCCTTCCTGACGTGTCCACCTCAAAATGGGCGAAGCGCCGCTTCTCCTCGATCGGCATCTGGGCGGCCAGGCGCGCCCGGGCTGAGGCTTCGTCCAGTCCGTCGCGCTCCCGGAGTCGACGGCGCTGCTCGGCCGGCGGGCAGTGCACCACCACCAGACGATCGAAGCGCAGGTGCACCCCCGCTTCCACGAGCAGGGCGCCATCGGTCACGAGCACGGGCCCGCGGGCGGCGGCGGCCCAGCGCGCCTCCTCCTGCCGGACCCGGGGGTGGACGATCGCGTTCAGGCGGGTGCGCACGCCGGCGTCCGCGAAGGCGATCATCCCCAGAGCCCTGCGGTCTATCCGCCCCTCGGAGTCCAGAACCGGCGGCCCGAAGGCGGCGCGGAGCTCGTCGTAGGCGGCCCCACCCGGGGCCATGACCGCGCGCGACACCTGGTCCAGGTCCAAGGTGTCGAGGCCGCCTTCCGCCAGCCGCTTCAGTACATGCGACTTCCCACAAGCTATGCCCCCGGTGAGGCCCACGCGAAGCATGGTCAGGAACACCCCCGCTCAGGGTTGCGCAGCCGCGGCCACCGTGTTCTTCATGAGCATCGCGATGGTGAGAGGACCGACCCCCCCCGGCACGGGGGTGAGGGCGGAGGCCACTTCGGCGACGGATGGGGCGTGCACATCGCCCACGAGGGCGTAGCCCTTCTTTGCGAACGCCGCCATCCTCGTCTCGTCAAGCAAATCGCGGGCCTGCGCCGGGTCATCCACCCGGTTCATCCCCACGTCCACGACCACCGCCCCCGGTTTCACGTGCGCGGCCCGAACCAGGCCCGCTCGACCCATCGCCGCCACCAGGATGTCCGCTTCCCGGGTGACGGCCGGGAGGTCGGGGGTGCGCGAGTGGCAGACGGTCACGGTAGCATCGGCGTGCATGAGGAGCAGAGCCATCGGCTTGCCCACGATGTCACTCCGTCCCAGGACCACGGCCCGCCGCCCGGAGACGACGATGCGGTTCCGGGCCAGAAGCTCCATGATTCCGGCCGGCGTGCAGGGAACGAAGCGGGGGCGCTTCTGGACGAGGCGGCCCACGTTCTGGGGGTGAAAGCCGTCCACGTCCTTGGCCGGGTCCACGAGGTCGAGGACCCGGAGGGTCTCCACTTGTGGAGGCAGCGGCAGCTGCACGAGGATCCCGTGGATGTCCGACCGCCGGTTGTAGTCCTCGACCACCCGGGCCACCTCGGCCGTGGAGGCGTTCACCGTGAGATGGCGCGTCTCGTGACGGATCCCCAGCTCCTCGCAGGAGCGGGTCTTGCTGCGCACGTAGATCGCGGAGGCGGGATCCTCCCCCACCAGGAGCACGCCCAGGCCCGGCCGGACCCCGCGCGCCTCCAGCGCGCGGATGCTCTCGCGAACCTCCTCGTTGATGGCCAGGGCGGTGGCTCGGCCGTCCAGGAGCATCGCGCTCATAGGGCCCGGGAGCGGTACCCCTCGAGCGCCGCCGCTCCCTCCCCCGTGCTCTCCGAGGGCAGAGCGAAGGAGGCCACCAGGTACACCGGGATCGAGGCCAGGAGGAGGGCGCTGAACCCCCAAGTCACGGAGACGGCCACGCTCAGGACAGGAGAGATGACGGAGAAGATGCCGTTGAGCCCCCAGGCCCAGGGAACGGAGGCGGGATCTTGCCTCTTGAGGCGGTCGAGACCCGTGGGGAAGAAGAACCCGAGGCACCAGCCGATGGGGGCGACCACGCTGCAAACGATGATGACCCGCACCCAAAACGGGAAGCCTACCCCCCCCGCCGGCCGCGTGAGCACCAGCGCATGCCCCAGCAGCAACAGGCCCGCCAAGCCGTAGCTCAGGTAGCGCAGTTCGCGGACTCTGGCCATGAGCCATCCCGAGGACAAGACGCCCAGACCCGTGCTCAGGAGGAGGACGGCCAGAACCACGGACAAAGCATAGTTCGGATGTCCCAGGAAGAGCCCGAACTTCTGAACGAGAGCGACCTCGATGGCCATGTAACCGAGGCCCAAGCCCCCAAAGAAGACACCATAACGGCCCGCCTGGGGCGTTTTGAGTCCCGCTCCCCCGAGCTCCCGGAGCGGCAGGTAGACGCAGGCTACCCCCACAAGCCCGGTGAAAACGAGCAGGAGGAGCAGGCCATACTCCATCACCGGGATGCTGGCCGCGACCACCGCGTCTTGGGGGAAGAGATGGCTCCAATAGGAGTACCGAAAGAAGAAGGGCCGGTCGTCGTCGACGGCACGCACGTCGAAGGGATAGACCTCGGTGAAAGCCGCTTCCCGCCTGGCGTCCCCCAGGGACAGGAAGGCCTGATAGAGATTCGCGCGCTGTTCGTTTAGGGCGGGCGCCGCGGACAGTCCGAAGAAGGGGCTGCGGCTCGCCCACGACTCCAGGCGCTGCAACTCGACGGGCAGGAGGGGCGTCCGCTTCACCAGCAAGGCCGAGAACAGTCCATCCCCGGAGGTCAGCATGGCAATGTGGTCGGCCGGCCGGCTGACCCCTGCCCCACGCAGAGCCCCCACCGCCGTGACCAGGGCACGAAGCATCTCCCGGGGCGGCCGATACTCGGTCCGCATCATGTTCATGATGCCGTCGTCACTCAGACGGGCCAAGTACCCGTCAAACGCTTCCTTCGTGTAGAGGTAGTTCTCAGAGAAGACGTGGGCCATGGCGGGAGTGCCGCTCACCGAATCCACTCCCGAGAGCTGGATGACGTCGAAGCGCTTCGGGGTGCTGGCCAGGAAGTTCCTTCCTTCGGCGCGGAT
Above is a genomic segment from Vicinamibacteria bacterium containing:
- the kdsA gene encoding 3-deoxy-8-phosphooctulonate synthase; this encodes MARGRSLFLIAGPCVIENPRHPGQVAARLRDITGELGVPLIFKASYDKANRSSLRSYRGPGMERGLEILAGVRARYGVPILTDVHELAQVERVAEVADVLQIPAFLCRQTDLVLGASRTGKIVNIKKGQFMAPWDMKGVLDKAASTGNRRIMVTERGFSFGYNNLVVDMRSFPTLRSFGYPVIFDVTHSVQRPGGLGDRSGGEAHFIDTLGPAGAAAGVDGLFMEVHENPARALSDGPNSYPLGRLKRLLVRLLKVQAAAHG
- a CDS encoding KpsF/GutQ family sugar-phosphate isomerase, whose translation is MSRNIARQVLEIEAQAIRDLLPRIDADFERAVETVFACAGRVVVTGMGKSGLIGQKISATLSSTGTPSLFLHPAEAIHGDLGRIVKGDVVLAISYSGDTGEVLTLVPQVKRLGSPLVALTGNPRSPLAGAADIHLDVSIRQEACPLGLAPTASTTAALAMGDALSMALLERRGFTVEDFAVLHPGGRLGKRLLRVEDAMHTGDDIPRVTPETLMKDVLFEMTRKRLGLTTVTDGDGRLRGVISDGDLRRQMERHGYTLFDRSAGECMTRDPVLVGRRELATRALDLMETRKITALLVVNEAGVIEGVLHLHDLWKTEMI
- a CDS encoding HAD-IIIA family hydrolase, giving the protein MVSNDEALAQRCRALKLILTDVDGVMTDGTVLLLPDGQEAKSFHIRDGLAIVMARRAGLLTGLLSGRVSEAVARRAAELEMAVVRQGISNKGAALREILAEQGLTAQEVAYIGDDLNDLPVMNAVALSAAPADAPFEVRAQAFMIMEARGGGGCLREFVEAILRARGDWERAAAAVGVLAP
- a CDS encoding tetratricopeptide repeat protein, encoding MTDTALLAVLLAGIAGVLAGRAWAAGRRRGNSRGRPGLLSSPHYTQGLHYLAAGQLELAISELTKVTREDKDAVEVLQVLGHLLREAGQVERAIHLDQDLLARGDLTRAERARALASLGTDFRKAGFLDRATHTFGEALAVDAKNIHALTGQQKLHEEQRQWREAYEVQTRLARLRKTNDSLVLGFLQAEMGREAAAAGHPGEAEKSFQTALSLDRRVFPAYLGLADLCAASNPRKAAAILEDAIQAVPERAYLTFDRLSHAYAAAGEPSGFTTLCERIIGQDPQEWRGRLALARHLRAQGKTEEALGLLLRAVEANPQVLIVHLEAWRTLRARGLTEEAVRYVSVAEESVFYADPHICTACRYRADDMFWRCPHCHEWNTFVEERLGLAAGTR
- the coaE gene encoding dephospho-CoA kinase (Dephospho-CoA kinase (CoaE) performs the final step in coenzyme A biosynthesis.) yields the protein MFLTMLRVGLTGGIACGKSHVLKRLAEGGLDTLDLDQVSRAVMAPGGAAYDELRAAFGPPVLDSEGRIDRRALGMIAFADAGVRTRLNAIVHPRVRQEEARWAAAARGPVLVTDGALLVEAGVHLRFDRLVVVHCPPAEQRRRLRERDGLDEASARARLAAQMPIEEKRRFAHFEVDTSGRMADTNRAADALLRDLRALAAAGPLRVEVPRERWLGGLLYGPSAGPRGLDPLTLLTEIASAGGLEMERIGRRLLPPCPDAWYRCPAGHPDPAPGPATLALPVVLWALARGGPDPPFLAAASASLARLTHSEPDSLATAIVFALALQEAAVAGGLPDDLRNRRASWRTLADRWGGGPPSASLDAVFDAAREHPRDPRAARAALGGQGEGADLGGALVGLAAGVSGETVPPPLLEAVDGMAGLQGREHPAPEAPG
- the folD gene encoding bifunctional methylenetetrahydrofolate dehydrogenase/methenyltetrahydrofolate cyclohydrolase FolD, which produces MSAMLLDGRATALAINEEVRESIRALEARGVRPGLGVLLVGEDPASAIYVRSKTRSCEELGIRHETRHLTVNASTAEVARVVEDYNRRSDIHGILVQLPLPPQVETLRVLDLVDPAKDVDGFHPQNVGRLVQKRPRFVPCTPAGIMELLARNRIVVSGRRAVVLGRSDIVGKPMALLLMHADATVTVCHSRTPDLPAVTREADILVAAMGRAGLVRAAHVKPGAVVVDVGMNRVDDPAQARDLLDETRMAAFAKKGYALVGDVHAPSVAEVASALTPVPGGVGPLTIAMLMKNTVAAAAQP